From the genome of Helicobacter pylori, one region includes:
- a CDS encoding DNA adenine methylase, translating into MHANLFNQNASKKDVFLHNLRSNNGRYKRYIKAPLRYGGGKSLAVGLIVEYIPNGVRRIISPFIGGGSVEIACATELGLEVLGFDIFDILVNFYQVLLKDKQALYNHLLSLEPTQETYSIIKQELKTHYKKECVLDPLILARDYYFNFNLSYGPGFLGWMSKIYTDKQRYLNALLKIKGFNASSLKVECSSFEEVLLAYPNDFFYLDPPYVLENSKMFKGIYPMRNFPIHHNGFKHEVLAHMLKRHKGPFILSYNDCEFVRNAYKDFKILEPSWQYTMGQGETRMGKNRLERGDNNHVKQSHELLIIKE; encoded by the coding sequence ATGCATGCCAATTTATTCAACCAAAACGCTAGTAAAAAAGATGTTTTTTTGCACAATTTACGCTCTAATAATGGGCGTTACAAACGCTACATAAAAGCCCCTTTAAGATATGGTGGAGGCAAGTCTTTAGCTGTAGGGTTAATAGTGGAGTATATACCTAATGGTGTGCGTAGGATTATTAGCCCTTTTATAGGTGGGGGGAGCGTAGAAATTGCATGCGCAACAGAGTTGGGTTTAGAAGTGTTGGGCTTTGATATTTTTGACATTTTAGTGAATTTTTATCAAGTGTTGCTCAAAGACAAACAAGCTCTTTATAATCATTTGCTCTCTTTAGAACCCACACAAGAAACTTACAGCATTATCAAACAAGAGTTAAAAACCCATTATAAAAAAGAATGCGTTTTAGACCCTTTAATTTTGGCTAGAGATTATTACTTTAACTTTAATTTAAGCTATGGGCCAGGATTTTTAGGGTGGATGAGTAAAATTTATACTGATAAACAACGCTATTTAAACGCCCTTTTAAAAATTAAAGGTTTTAATGCCTCTAGTTTAAAGGTGGAATGCTCTAGTTTTGAAGAAGTGTTGCTCGCTTATCCTAATGATTTTTTCTATCTTGATCCCCCTTATGTGTTAGAAAATTCTAAAATGTTTAAGGGGATTTATCCTATGCGTAATTTTCCTATCCACCATAATGGTTTTAAACATGAAGTATTAGCTCACATGCTAAAAAGGCATAAAGGACCATTTATTTTAAGTTATAATGACTGCGAATTTGTAAGGAATGCTTATAAAGATTTTAAAATTTTAGAACCATCTTGGCAATACACTATGGGACAAGGCGAAACCAGAATGGGTAAAAATCGCTTAGAAAGAGGCGATAATAACCATGTCAAACAATCCCATGAATTATTGATTATCAAGGAGTAA
- a CDS encoding GIY-YIG nuclease family protein codes for MHISEVKTAFKIADVEYVKDSTKLNFNYLKDLKDENNQSLSQNILTQNVARVYLIVVDGEIKKIGGSQADGGIKSTLNIYKDGGVKGRPSIRSFGVWYFLYHTILTKAKIEFYMIYQPNFETQVKGLFGFHAIKDVSISYKLLEQACLTDYRNNSNDALPEWNVQEQGKDWPNDIKDEHANITQKAQNGEKAVHRKAIDKPSGTLKD; via the coding sequence ATGCATATTAGCGAAGTCAAAACTGCCTTTAAAATCGCTGATGTAGAATATGTGAAAGACAGCACAAAATTAAATTTCAACTATCTTAAGGATTTAAAAGATGAAAATAATCAATCTTTATCTCAAAATATTTTAACTCAAAATGTGGCTAGAGTGTATTTAATTGTTGTGGATGGTGAGATTAAAAAAATCGGTGGTTCTCAAGCAGATGGTGGGATTAAAAGCACGCTCAACATTTATAAAGATGGGGGAGTCAAAGGGAGGCCTAGTATTAGAAGTTTTGGCGTGTGGTATTTTCTTTATCACACAATACTCACAAAGGCTAAAATAGAATTTTACATGATTTATCAGCCTAATTTTGAAACTCAAGTGAAAGGCTTGTTTGGTTTTCATGCAATTAAAGATGTAAGTATAAGTTATAAACTTTTAGAGCAAGCTTGCCTGACGGATTATAGAAACAATAGCAATGACGCATTACCCGAATGGAATGTGCAAGAGCAAGGCAAAGATTGGCCAAATGATATTAAAGATGAGCATGCCAATATCACTCAAAAAGCTCAAAACGGAGAAAAGGCTGTCCATAGAAAAGCGATTGACAAACCTAGCGGAACTTTAAAAGATTAA
- a CDS encoding DNA cytosine methyltransferase — MYKVADIFCGAGGLSYGFSMHPYFELIWANDIDKDAILSYQANHKETQTILCDIMQLNCHNLPSVSIDILLGGPPCQSYSTLGKRKMDEKANLFKEYLRLLDLVKPKIFVFENVVGLMSMQKGQLFKQICNAFKERGYILEHAILNAIDYGVPQIRERVILVGTLKSFKQKFCFPKPIKTQVSLKDALGDLPPIQSGENGDALGYLKNADNVFLEFVRNSKELSEHSSPKNNEKLIKIMQTLKDGQNKDDLPEKLRPKSGYINTYAKMWWEKPAPTITRNFSTPSSSRCIHPRDSRALSIREGARLQSFPDDYKFYGSASAKRLQIGNAVPPLLSAALAHAVFDFLRGKNV, encoded by the coding sequence TTGTATAAGGTAGCAGATATTTTTTGTGGTGCTGGAGGATTGAGCTATGGCTTTTCTATGCACCCTTATTTTGAATTAATATGGGCTAATGATATAGACAAGGATGCCATTTTAAGCTATCAAGCCAATCATAAAGAAACGCAAACCATTCTATGCGATATTATGCAACTTAATTGCCACAACTTACCAAGCGTTTCAATTGATATTTTACTAGGCGGACCACCATGCCAGAGCTATTCTACCCTTGGCAAAAGAAAAATGGATGAAAAAGCGAATCTGTTTAAAGAATATTTGCGGCTCTTAGATTTAGTAAAACCAAAAATATTTGTTTTTGAAAATGTGGTGGGTTTAATGTCTATGCAAAAAGGGCAATTATTCAAACAAATTTGTAACGCTTTTAAAGAGAGAGGTTATATTTTAGAGCATGCCATTTTAAACGCCATAGATTATGGTGTGCCTCAAATAAGAGAACGAGTGATTTTAGTGGGCACGCTTAAAAGTTTTAAGCAAAAATTTTGCTTCCCTAAACCCATAAAAACACAAGTTTCTTTAAAAGACGCGCTAGGGGATTTACCACCCATTCAAAGCGGTGAGAATGGTGATGCTTTAGGTTATCTTAAAAATGCGGATAATGTTTTTTTGGAATTTGTGCGAAATTCTAAAGAATTGAGCGAGCATAGCAGCCCTAAAAACAATGAAAAACTGATAAAAATCATGCAAACGCTAAAAGACGGACAGAATAAAGATGATTTGCCAGAAAAATTGCGCCCCAAAAGTGGTTATATTAATACCTATGCTAAAATGTGGTGGGAAAAACCAGCCCCCACCATTACAAGAAATTTTTCCACTCCAAGCAGTTCTAGATGTATCCATCCAAGAGACTCTAGAGCGTTAAGCATTAGAGAGGGGGCAAGATTACAAAGCTTTCCTGATGATTATAAATTTTATGGGAGCGCTAGCGCTAAAAGATTGCAAATTGGCAATGCCGTGCCGCCTTTATTGAGTGCAGCGCTCGCTCATGCTGTCTTTGATTTTTTAAGGGGTAAAAATGTTTGA
- a CDS encoding catalase family peroxidase: MKKIGLSLCLVFSLGFLKAHEVSAEEIADIFYKLNAKEPKMKINHTKGFCAKGVFLPNPQAREDLDVPLLNEKEIPASVRYSLGGVAMDDKSKVRGMALKLEKQNASWTMVMLNTEINFAKNPNEFAQFFEMRIPKNGKVDEARIKKLYEEVPSYRNFAAYTKTIGISSSVANTPYYSVHAFKFKDKKEKLLPARWKFVPKDGIKYLSPQELKQKDSNYLLSSFQQHLKTKPIEYQMYLVFANKNDATNDTTALWKGKHKELLVGTLKVEKYEGMGCNKDVYFPADLPKGVEAPTDPLFQIRNEVYGITFSRRQ, translated from the coding sequence ATGAAAAAAATTGGTCTGAGCTTGTGTTTGGTTTTTAGCTTGGGTTTTTTAAAAGCCCATGAAGTGAGCGCTGAAGAGATTGCGGATATTTTCTACAAACTCAACGCCAAAGAGCCTAAAATGAAAATCAACCACACTAAGGGGTTTTGCGCTAAAGGCGTGTTCCTCCCTAACCCGCAAGCAAGAGAGGATTTAGATGTGCCATTACTCAATGAAAAAGAAATCCCTGCATCTGTAAGGTATTCTTTAGGAGGCGTGGCGATGGACGATAAAAGCAAAGTGAGGGGAATGGCGTTAAAATTAGAAAAACAAAACGCTAGCTGGACAATGGTGATGCTCAATACAGAAATCAATTTTGCCAAAAACCCTAACGAATTCGCCCAATTTTTTGAGATGAGGATCCCTAAAAATGGCAAGGTGGATGAAGCAAGAATCAAAAAGCTTTATGAAGAAGTCCCCTCTTATAGGAATTTTGCCGCTTACACAAAAACGATAGGGATTAGCTCAAGCGTGGCTAACACACCTTATTATAGCGTGCATGCCTTCAAGTTTAAAGATAAGAAAGAAAAATTATTGCCTGCGAGATGGAAATTTGTGCCTAAAGACGGCATTAAGTATCTTAGCCCCCAAGAATTGAAGCAAAAAGATTCAAATTATCTGCTTTCTTCATTCCAACAACACCTTAAAACTAAGCCCATAGAATACCAAATGTATCTGGTGTTTGCGAATAAAAATGATGCCACCAACGACACGACCGCGCTTTGGAAAGGCAAACACAAGGAATTATTGGTAGGGACATTGAAAGTGGAAAAATACGAAGGAATGGGTTGCAATAAAGATGTGTATTTCCCAGCCGATCTCCCTAAAGGCGTAGAAGCCCCTACTGATCCCTTATTCCAAATTAGGAATGAAGTTTATGGGATCACTTTTAGCAGGAGGCAATAA
- the hofC gene encoding outer membrane beta-barrel protein HofC: MKLKKRKVAATLLKRFTLPLLFTTGSLGAVTYEVHGDFINFSKVGFNHSPINPVKGIYPTETFVNLTGKLEGSVHLGRGWTVNLGGVLGGQVYDSTRYDRWAKDFTPPSYWDKTSCGTDSLSLCMNATKMWQQQGPGGIIDPRGIGWEYMGEWNGLFPNYYPANAYLPGGSRRYEVYKANLTYDSNRVHMVMGRFDVTEQEQMDWVYQLFQGFYGTFKLTNKMKFLLFSSWGRGIADGQWLFPIYREKPWGIHKAGIIYRPTKNWMIHPYVYLIPEVGTLPGVKVEYDTNPEFRGIGMRNRTTFYALYDYRWNNAEYGRYAPARYNTWDPFLDNGKWRGLQGPGGATLFLRHHIDINNYFVVGGAYLNIGNPNMNLGTWGNIIAVDGIEQWVGSIYSLGFAGIDNITDADAFTEYVKGGGKHGKFSWSVYQRFTTAPRALEYGIGMYLDYQFSKHVKAGLKLVWLEFQIRAGYNPGTGFLGPNGQPLNLNNGLFESSAFAQGPQNMGGIAKSITQDRSHLMTHISYSF; encoded by the coding sequence ATGAAATTAAAGAAACGAAAAGTTGCGGCTACATTGCTAAAGCGTTTTACCTTGCCACTATTGTTCACTACGGGTTCATTAGGGGCGGTTACTTATGAGGTGCATGGGGATTTTATCAACTTCTCCAAAGTGGGTTTTAACCATTCGCCTATTAACCCTGTTAAAGGTATCTATCCCACAGAAACTTTTGTTAACCTTACGGGTAAGCTAGAGGGGTCTGTGCATTTAGGTAGAGGATGGACCGTGAATTTAGGCGGTGTTTTGGGCGGACAAGTTTATGATAGCACTAGGTATGATAGGTGGGCAAAGGATTTTACCCCCCCAAGCTATTGGGATAAAACTTCTTGCGGCACTGATTCTTTGAGCCTTTGTATGAATGCCACTAAAATGTGGCAGCAACAAGGGCCAGGCGGTATTATTGACCCTAGAGGTATTGGTTGGGAATATATGGGTGAGTGGAACGGCTTGTTCCCCAACTACTATCCGGCTAACGCCTACTTGCCTGGGGGTTCAAGACGCTATGAAGTTTATAAAGCGAATCTCACCTATGATAGCAACAGAGTCCATATGGTAATGGGGCGTTTTGATGTTACGGAGCAGGAGCAAATGGATTGGGTTTACCAATTGTTCCAAGGTTTTTATGGGACTTTCAAGCTTACCAATAAGATGAAGTTCTTGCTCTTTAGCTCTTGGGGTCGTGGTATCGCTGACGGTCAGTGGTTGTTCCCTATCTATCGTGAAAAGCCTTGGGGTATTCATAAAGCCGGTATTATTTATCGCCCTACAAAGAATTGGATGATCCACCCTTATGTGTATCTTATCCCAGAAGTAGGCACATTGCCCGGTGTTAAAGTAGAGTATGATACCAATCCTGAGTTTAGAGGGATAGGCATGAGAAACAGAACGACTTTCTATGCGTTGTATGACTATCGTTGGAATAACGCTGAATACGGTCGTTATGCGCCCGCTCGTTATAACACTTGGGATCCGTTCTTGGATAATGGTAAGTGGCGTGGCTTGCAAGGTCCTGGTGGTGCGACGCTCTTTTTGCGCCACCATATAGATATTAACAACTACTTTGTGGTTGGTGGTGCTTATCTCAACATTGGTAACCCTAACATGAACTTAGGTACTTGGGGTAACATCATCGCTGTGGATGGTATCGAACAATGGGTTGGCAGTATCTACAGCTTAGGGTTTGCGGGGATTGACAACATTACCGACGCTGACGCATTCACCGAGTATGTTAAAGGTGGAGGCAAGCATGGTAAGTTTAGTTGGAGCGTTTATCAACGCTTCACTACCGCTCCAAGGGCTTTGGAATATGGTATTGGTATGTATCTAGACTATCAGTTCAGTAAGCATGTTAAAGCGGGTCTCAAACTCGTATGGTTAGAGTTCCAAATTCGTGCGGGTTACAACCCTGGAACCGGTTTCCTTGGGCCAAACGGTCAGCCGCTTAACTTGAATAATGGTTTGTTTGAATCTTCTGCGTTCGCACAAGGTCCTCAAAACATGGGCGGTATCGCAAAAAGCATTACCCAAGATAGAAGCCATTTGATGACACACATCAGTTATAGCTTCTAA
- the hofD gene encoding outer membrane beta-barrel protein HofD, whose translation MEIKKYFSYSLFFLFFSSLFLSKLQAYKFNMSIVGKVSSYTKFGFNNQRYQPSKDIYPTGSYTSLLGELNLSMSLYKGLRAEVGAMMAALPYDSTAYQGNNIPNGQPGSRTDPFGAGIFWQYIGWYAGHSGLQVQKPRLAMVHNAFLSYNYKKDKFSFGVKGGRYDAEEYDWFTSYTQGVEGFVKYKDTRLRVMYSDARASASSDWFWYFGRYYTSGKALMVADLKYEKDNLKINPYFYAIFQRMYAPGINITYDTNPNFNNKGFRFVGTFVGFFPIFATPANENDIILFQQVPLGKSGQTYFLRTRFYYNKWQFGGSVYKNIGNANGDIGIYGDPLGYNIWTNSIYDAEINNIVGANVINGFLYVGSQYRGFSWKILGRWTDSPRADERSLALFLSYFSNKYNIRMDLKLEYYGNITKKGYCIGYCGMYVPADPNGPGTQPLTHNVYSDRSHIMFNITYGFRIY comes from the coding sequence TTGGAAATTAAGAAATATTTTTCTTACTCTCTATTTTTTTTGTTTTTTTCTAGTCTCTTTTTATCCAAACTTCAAGCTTATAAATTCAACATGAGCATTGTTGGAAAGGTGAGTAGCTATACCAAGTTTGGCTTTAACAATCAAAGATACCAACCTTCTAAAGACATTTATCCTACAGGTAGCTATACTTCTTTGCTCGGTGAATTGAATTTAAGTATGAGTTTATACAAGGGTTTGAGAGCGGAAGTGGGGGCTATGATGGCAGCGCTTCCCTATGACTCTACCGCCTATCAAGGCAACAATATCCCTAATGGCCAGCCCGGCTCTAGGACCGATCCTTTTGGGGCGGGTATCTTTTGGCAATATATTGGTTGGTATGCAGGGCATAGTGGTTTGCAAGTGCAAAAACCTCGTTTAGCCATGGTGCATAACGCTTTTTTGAGCTACAACTACAAAAAAGACAAATTCAGTTTTGGCGTGAAAGGGGGGCGCTATGATGCTGAAGAGTATGATTGGTTCACTTCTTACACTCAAGGGGTTGAAGGCTTTGTCAAATATAAAGACACCAGATTAAGAGTGATGTATTCAGACGCTAGGGCTTCAGCATCAAGCGACTGGTTTTGGTATTTTGGGCGTTACTATACAAGCGGTAAGGCTCTAATGGTAGCGGATTTGAAATATGAAAAAGACAACTTAAAAATCAACCCTTATTTTTATGCGATCTTTCAAAGAATGTATGCACCAGGCATTAATATCACTTACGACACTAACCCTAATTTCAACAATAAAGGTTTTCGTTTTGTAGGCACTTTCGTGGGGTTTTTCCCCATTTTTGCCACTCCGGCTAATGAAAATGATATTATCCTCTTCCAACAAGTGCCGTTAGGAAAAAGCGGGCAAACTTATTTCTTGCGCACCCGTTTTTACTATAATAAATGGCAATTTGGGGGCAGTGTCTATAAAAATATCGGTAACGCTAATGGTGATATCGGTATTTATGGGGATCCTTTGGGGTATAACATTTGGACGAATAGTATTTATGATGCCGAAATTAACAATATTGTTGGTGCTAATGTTATTAACGGATTTTTATATGTAGGCTCACAGTATAGGGGGTTTAGTTGGAAAATTTTAGGTCGTTGGACGGATAGCCCAAGGGCTGATGAAAGGAGTCTTGCGCTCTTTTTGAGTTATTTTTCTAATAAGTATAATATTAGAATGGATTTGAAGCTAGAATATTATGGCAATATCACCAAAAAAGGCTATTGTATTGGGTATTGTGGCATGTATGTTCCAGCCGATCCTAATGGACCTGGGACACAGCCTCTAACACATAATGTGTATTCTGACAGGAGTCATATAATGTTTAACATTACTTATGGTTTTAGGATTTACTAG
- a CDS encoding acyl-CoA thioesterase, with the protein MPHIQSSHSNHFDFSLDTADCTKLLMSYLVVPTTANFNNVMHGGELLNLLDKVAYVCSARYCGKGTVTLSVDGVTFKYPIPVGNLLTFLASINYVGNTSCEVGIKVLSEDIKTREIMHTNSCYFTMVAVENGKPTPMPKYEPKTEVEIRRYEGALKRKEMRTRGYLKSGKHEGI; encoded by the coding sequence ATGCCCCACATACAATCATCGCATTCCAATCATTTTGATTTTTCCCTAGACACAGCGGATTGCACTAAATTATTGATGAGCTATCTGGTTGTGCCTACAACCGCTAATTTCAACAATGTCATGCATGGGGGGGAATTATTGAATTTATTGGATAAAGTGGCTTATGTGTGCTCGGCTCGTTATTGCGGTAAAGGAACGGTCACTTTAAGCGTGGATGGGGTCACTTTTAAATATCCCATTCCTGTAGGGAATTTGCTCACTTTTTTAGCCAGCATCAATTATGTGGGAAACACCTCGTGCGAAGTGGGGATTAAGGTTTTGAGCGAAGATATTAAAACTCGTGAAATCATGCACACTAATTCATGCTATTTCACCATGGTAGCTGTAGAAAATGGCAAACCCACCCCCATGCCTAAATACGAGCCTAAAACAGAGGTTGAAATCCGCCGTTATGAAGGGGCTTTGAAGCGCAAGGAAATGCGCACACGAGGGTATTTAAAAAGCGGGAAACACGAGGGTATTTAA
- a CDS encoding SDR family oxidoreductase has product MGVGERKESQKVAIITGASSGIGLECALMLLDQGYKVYALSRHVTLCVALNHALCESIDIDVSDSNALKEVFSNISAKENHCDVLINSAGYGVFGSVEDTPIDEVKKQFGVNFFALCEVVQFCLPLLKNKPYSKIFNLSSIAGRVSMLFLGHYSASKHALEAYSDALRLELKPFNIQVCLIEPGPVKSNWEKTAFENDERKDSLYALEVDAAKSFYSGVYQKALSAKEVAQKIVFLTMSPKIKARYLIGLKTQLLLALYRILPSSWYDSLFRLIVLKRKRDA; this is encoded by the coding sequence ATGGGCGTTGGAGAGAGAAAAGAAAGCCAAAAGGTAGCGATTATCACTGGGGCGAGTTCTGGGATTGGGTTAGAGTGTGCGTTAATGCTGTTAGATCAAGGGTATAAAGTCTATGCACTCTCTAGGCACGTGACTTTGTGCGTAGCGTTAAACCATGCGTTATGCGAGAGCATTGATATTGATGTGAGCGATTCTAACGCTTTAAAAGAAGTGTTTTCAAACATCAGTGCTAAAGAAAATCATTGCGATGTTTTGATCAATTCCGCCGGTTATGGGGTGTTTGGGAGCGTAGAAGACACGCCTATTGACGAGGTTAAAAAACAATTTGGTGTGAATTTTTTTGCCCTTTGTGAAGTGGTGCAGTTTTGTTTGCCCTTACTGAAAAACAAGCCTTACTCTAAGATTTTTAATCTTTCTTCCATAGCAGGGCGTGTGAGCATGCTCTTTTTAGGCCATTACAGCGCGAGTAAGCATGCCTTAGAGGCTTATAGCGATGCCTTGCGTTTAGAGCTTAAACCCTTTAACATTCAGGTGTGTTTGATTGAGCCAGGCCCGGTGAAAAGCAACTGGGAAAAAACCGCTTTTGAAAACGATGAGCGAAAAGATAGCCTTTATGCATTAGAGGTGGATGCGGCTAAAAGCTTTTATTCTGGCGTGTATCAAAAAGCTTTAAGCGCTAAAGAAGTGGCGCAAAAAATCGTTTTTCTTACCATGAGTCCAAAAATCAAGGCCCGCTATTTGATCGGCTTAAAAACCCAATTATTGTTAGCGTTGTATAGAATCCTCCCCAGTAGTTGGTATGATTCTTTGTTTAGATTGATCGTTCTTAAAAGGAAGCGTGATGCTTAA
- a CDS encoding FecCD family ABC transporter permease, protein MLKTYHIALACVILAVVVLLFGGESLSLEEWQEVCLNVKNHFLHNEELSSLSIIILEIRLPRVILALLVGASLSGSGVVMQTIFRNPLVDPFLLGISSGAMLGVAMAIAVVESNIAILAFFGAILASLAVLAMNRVLGNSVLSLVLSGVVLSAFLSALAGAIKFFVIPEKAQAIVVWLLGSLSLSSYKDCLIAFIGLSLGFIPLFLLRWRINLLSLSDAQSLSLGINPVLLRSLCLVCVSVASALAVSVSGTIGWIGLVIPHVARLFFGANLQKLLLSSLLMGAFFLLLADVVAKTITPYDLPVGIATSVLGAPFFLWLLFRTRGV, encoded by the coding sequence ATGCTTAAAACCTATCATATTGCATTAGCTTGCGTGATTTTAGCAGTGGTGGTGCTTTTATTTGGAGGGGAGTCTTTGAGTTTGGAAGAATGGCAAGAAGTGTGTCTCAATGTGAAAAACCACTTTTTGCACAATGAAGAACTGAGCTCTTTAAGTATTATTATTTTAGAAATACGACTACCACGAGTGATTTTAGCGCTCTTGGTGGGAGCGAGTTTGTCCGGGAGTGGGGTGGTGATGCAAACGATTTTCAGAAACCCCTTAGTCGATCCTTTTTTATTAGGGATTTCTAGTGGGGCGATGCTAGGCGTGGCGATGGCGATAGCGGTAGTGGAGTCTAATATTGCGATTTTAGCGTTTTTTGGGGCAATTTTAGCCAGTCTTGCCGTCTTAGCGATGAATAGGGTTTTAGGCAATTCCGTCCTTTCATTGGTGCTTTCAGGGGTGGTGTTGAGCGCGTTTTTAAGCGCGCTAGCCGGAGCGATAAAATTCTTTGTGATCCCCGAAAAAGCGCAAGCGATTGTCGTGTGGCTTTTAGGGAGCTTGTCTTTGAGCAGTTATAAGGATTGCTTGATCGCTTTCATAGGGCTATCTTTAGGCTTTATCCCGCTTTTTTTGTTAAGGTGGCGCATCAATTTATTGAGCTTGAGCGATGCGCAAAGTTTGAGTTTGGGTATTAATCCGGTGCTGTTGCGATCGCTTTGTTTGGTGTGCGTGAGCGTTGCGAGCGCTTTAGCGGTGAGCGTGTCCGGCACGATTGGTTGGATTGGGTTAGTCATTCCGCATGTAGCGAGGTTGTTTTTTGGGGCGAATTTGCAAAAACTGCTTTTAAGCTCTTTGTTAATGGGAGCATTTTTCTTGCTTTTAGCGGATGTGGTGGCTAAAACCATTACCCCCTATGATTTACCGGTAGGCATTGCGACAAGCGTTTTAGGAGCGCCTTTCTTCTTGTGGCTTTTATTCAGAACTAGGGGGGTGTAA
- a CDS encoding ABC transporter ATP-binding protein, protein MVLEVKNLSFKYSQKLILDKLSFSVPKNSITSILAPNGSGKTTLLKCLLGLLKPLEETEIKACNKDILPLKPYEKAKLIAYIPQVEYYAFNFSVLDFVLMGKATHLNLFAMPKAKHIKEAIGVLERLNLESLKDQGINDLSGGQRQMVLLARSLLQRTPLLLLDEPTSALDLKNQALFFDAIKDEMKKRELSVLVNIHDPNLVARHSTHVVMLKDKKLFLQASTQIAMTSHNLSALYDTPLEAIWHDNKLVVYAL, encoded by the coding sequence ATGGTCTTAGAAGTTAAAAACCTGTCCTTTAAATATTCTCAAAAACTCATTTTGGATAAATTGAGTTTCAGCGTGCCAAAAAACAGCATTACAAGCATACTAGCGCCTAATGGCTCCGGTAAAACCACGCTTTTAAAATGCCTTTTAGGGCTTTTAAAGCCTTTAGAAGAAACCGAAATTAAAGCGTGTAACAAAGATATTTTACCCTTAAAGCCTTATGAAAAAGCCAAATTGATTGCTTATATCCCCCAAGTGGAATATTATGCGTTTAATTTCAGCGTGCTGGATTTTGTTTTAATGGGGAAAGCGACGCATTTGAATCTGTTCGCTATGCCTAAAGCTAAGCACATTAAAGAAGCTATTGGCGTTTTAGAGCGCTTGAATTTAGAGTCCTTAAAAGATCAAGGCATCAATGATTTGTCCGGCGGTCAAAGGCAAATGGTGCTTTTAGCCAGAAGTTTATTGCAAAGAACGCCTTTATTGTTACTGGATGAGCCTACGAGTGCTTTAGATTTAAAAAATCAAGCCCTTTTTTTTGATGCGATTAAAGATGAGATGAAAAAACGAGAATTGAGCGTTTTAGTCAATATCCATGATCCGAATTTGGTTGCCAGGCACTCCACGCATGTGGTCATGCTCAAAGATAAAAAACTTTTCTTGCAAGCTTCCACGCAAATCGCTATGACTTCACACAATTTAAGCGCGCTCTATGATACGCCATTAGAAGCGATTTGGCATGATAATAAGCTTGTCGTGTATGCGTTGTAG